In the genome of Pecten maximus unplaced genomic scaffold, xPecMax1.1, whole genome shotgun sequence, the window GCCTTGCGGCAAATGTTTgtctttttgttattttttagccgaccatcatcagatggtgggctattcataTCGCCTtacgtccgtggtccgtccgtccttccgtccgtccgttTATAATCCTTGTTtccgctatttctgagaaagtactggagggatctgtctcaattttcatatgtaggtttcccttggtacctagagatgcatattgcattttgggaccgatcagaaaaacgacatggccgaaaggcagccaccttagattttgacaattgaagtttgttatcgctatttctgagaaagtactgaagggatctttctaaaatttcatacgtaggttgcgcttggtccctagttatgcatattgcattttacaACTAATCGAAAAACtatatggccgacaggcagccatcttggattttgacaaatgaagtttgttatcgctatttctgagaaagtactgagaagatctttctcaaatttcatatgtaggttccccttgatctgtacttatgcatattgcattttgggaccgatcggaaaacaatatggaccacagacagccatcttggattttgacaattgaaaattgttatctctatttctgagaaagtactgaagggatctttctcaaatttcatatgtaggtttcccatggtgcctagttatgcatattgcattttggaaccaatcggagcacaacatggccgacagacagtcATCTTTGATTTTTTAACAACTGAAGTTTATTATTGCTGTTTTACAGAAcgtattgaagggatctttctcaattttcatatgtaggttccccttagtccGTTGTgatgcatttttggaccaatctgaaaacattgtcgacagacagccattatcactaaatctcaaatttcatttataagtttcccttgtttaaaaagcacttGAGGAATGTTTATCAATTTACAGAGAGTAAGAGGAATGgtaaaaaaagaggaaaaatcaatctgacatggaacctatcaatatcattcaatggtgggcgccaagatccctcttggatctcttgtttgtaAAGATATGTTTCGATATAAATTCTAATTAAGATAAAGTTTCGTTCCCATTGCTAAAGATGGTTACAGTCAACACACTGTCAACTTGTCGGTTTGGCCATTATCTTCCTACTATAAGATTCTATCTTTATTTACTACTATAATTCTACGTACAGCCTGTACCGCCGTCGGCGACTGCACCGCTGATAGGATAAGCTGTAACCAACACGGTCCTAACACACCGGTACACTGTGTGGACAGCTATTGTAGGTGTGAGGGGCAAGGCCACAACCATGGCAACCATCATCCTCCTGGGGGACACCAACCAGCCGCCGCAGGACAACACCACAACAACtagggtacatactcaacaccacaactaaggtacatactcaacaccaccacaactaaggtacatactcacAACCGCAACTAGGGTACAttctcaacaccaccacaactagggTACATATTCAGCACCACCACAACTAGGGTACTTACTCAacaccacaactaaggtacatactcaccaccaccacaactaaggtacatactcacCACCACAACTAGGGTAAATTCTCAACACCATCACAACCAAGGTACATATTGAGcaccaccacaactaaggtacatactaaacaccaccacaactaaggtacaaACTCACCACCACAACTAGGGTACATGCTTACCACtacaactaaggtacatactcaacaccaccacaactaaggtacatactcacCAACGCAACTAGGGAACATTCTCAacaccacaactaaggtacatacttAACacaccacaactaaggtacatactcaacaccacaaATAGGGTACATGCTTACCACtacaactaaggtacatactcaaaACTtccacaactaaggtacatacttAACACTACAACTAAGGTACATgctcaacaccaccacaaccaAGGTACATATTCAACACCTCCACAACCAAGGTACATACTCACAACCGCAACtagggtacatactcaacactacaactagggtacatactcaacaccaccacaactaaggtacatactcaacacctccacaactaaggtacatactcaacaccaccacaactaaggtacatactcaacaccactacaactaaggtacatacttAACACCACTACACCtagggtacatactcaacaccacaactaaggtacatactcaacaccaccacaactaaggtacatactcaacaccaccacaactaaaGTACATACTCACCACTACAACTAAGTTACATACTCAACACAACTAGGGTACATATTCAACACCACAACtagggtacatactcaacaccacaactaaggtacatactcaacaccaccacaactaagttacatactcaacacctccacaactaaggtacatactcaacaccaccacaactaaggtacatactcaacaccaccacaactaaggtacatacttAACACCACCACACCtagggtacatactcaacaccacaactaaggtacatacttaacaccaccacaactaaggtacatactcaacaccaccacaactaggATACATACTCTACATCACCACAACTAGGGTACATACTCAATACCACAACTAGGGTACACACttaacaccaccacaactagggtacatactcaacaccaccacaactaaggtacatactcaacaccaccacaactagatacatactcaacaccacctCAACTtaggtacatactcaacacctCCACAACTAGGGTACATACCCAACACCACAtctaaggtacatactcaacaccaccgCAAGCCACAAAAAAATAGAATACAGATCCGCAAGTACTGGTCATAGCAGTGCCAGACCTGATATCCCTAATTTGATCACATTATATACCATCAGCTGAAGATAAGTTACCGCCGCTTAATATAATTGTTGATTAATACTTAATACTTTTAATATTATTAAATCTTTTCTTTTGATGTTGTAGGTAAAAGTCTACATGCCAACTCGACAAGAAAGTAAATAAAGTTGTACTTACTTCATACTGGtttttggttatttttataatgaatgTATTCATAGTTATATGatttttacaaaaatcaaaAGATACAGATCCTTATCAAAGATTCTCTAACAAGAACCATTTTTTTAATGAACCGAAGGGGaaacaaatgaagtttgtttgAAAAATTCGAAAGTTCCCAGAGCCTGAAGTATAGCAAACTTAGTGTTACCCACCAGAGGTGTACGAAATGGTTCACGTTTTGATACTTAGAAAACATTGCCGTGTGTTTTCAAATGATCGCATATTCTGAACGGTATGATTTACTGCAAATGAAGAGCTCAAGTATGTAGctaaatatttaagcattgatgtcatttggttttagtttcatcggggtatgaaacacattttgtttgcaaactgtatgaatccgcgtaccccgatgaaactaaaacaaattgacatcaacgcttataaataatttttgaaaattatttcttaatttaaaacatgttttatgtacaattttactggttttaaatgggattctttttctcaaattaatacgcaacgtcaattgtcgtattgtgacgtcacatttttcgcgccattcttggaatttctttcatagaagaatgaaaagaatttttcgaccaatcacatttgagtatttaccatgaaaacaaagaaaaaataattataactcaatgaatacttttttagtTTAGTGTCAAGGAGAATTCCTTCACTCGTTCCTGAAAAATAACCGAAACAAATATCGGATGatcaaagtttaaaatggccgtTGACACTGATGATGGGAATTATCTTTGAAGTGAATCCCTTGAAATGTATGATAGATTATGcaataacatatcaatatatatttttttacccAATACTAACCTAAGGAACCCGAAACAGGTCAAGGGAGGGACCGACTTTCcaaaatattccaaaatttattaaacaaaacatgcagtagaaaatatttcaatgatattAACTGAATTGTAAAACAGTTTCTATATAGTGTATTGGGACTTATGCGTGGCATTATATAGTTAATGTAATTATCATCAAGTTTGTGGTAAGCGTTTTTTGAAATGTGGTATAGAAATGGGAAACTTGTTTAAGCACATTACACAACTATTATGCATTTAGGGTGCTCTTAAGTTTCATGAAGTTATTTGTAACTGAAGATATACCTCGGAAACGGTAACAACGAAATCGGAAATGTCAAAcgacatttacatgtatttgtatatctCCTGTAAACGTTTTGGAGGGTAATTTGCTTCCATTAATAATCCACTTACTAAGATGTCGAATGTTTGTTTAAtgtcttattttttgtttgtttggttttttttttgttctttttcgATCTCAGGAAAAGGTTTGTGTAATGTCTTTATGTAAGAGTTGAGTCACGCTCCTCGTCTtcatgtatatgataaataatcatTGTTGTCTTacaatacacaaatgtatttgataaaatgttgataaacatgttttaactGAATTCAATCATAAATCGTAGTTTAGTTACTATAAGGTATAATTGTTAAGTATTTATGGAATGAGCCTAACATTGTCATGTGGTTACCAAATCTACAGCTGTCACGTTAACGTTGTTACTACCTTCTATATTTGTCACGTGGTTACTGCCTTCTCCTATATTTGTCACGTAGTTACCGCATTCTCCTCCAGCTTTCATTTGGTTTCCACGTTCTCTTACAGTTGTCACGTGGTTACCACATTCTACAGTTGTCACGTGGTTACTACCCTCGACAATATCTAATATAGCGAATCTATTTGGCCCACCTTGAACAATGTCCTTCAGAACTTCAGTCTCTTCGTTGAGGTTTTGATCCATTTCTTTCTCAATATCACCGTCATTTGCCATGCCAATAGCCCCTTTGCGTTTGAAAGACGTTAAACGATGGACAATGGTACTGTAGCCTTGACCAGTTGCCATGACTTTGTCCCAAAGTTTCGTGAGGGTCATCACCTCAATTTTGTGACGACCACGCAGATGTTTATCAAGGTTACCCTTCACTTTACACCGAAAGTCACATAAGTGACACTGGAAAGGCTTATAGTTCTGAAAAACAATAAACGAAATTGAGAAATAGACTGTAAACCTACTTTGGCGTACTCTTATTCTAGCACAACAGAATTTGAAGCAAATCAGCCCAATGATGAATTCACGTGACCAGACCATGTCGTAGAAAGTAAAAGACAAAAATTACAGTCAGCACACTCATAATTAAAAGCGCTCAAACAAAATCACCGATGAGATAAATATCAAGAAATATATCTCAATTGTGGTTCAACAGTCATGGAACAAACCAGGGAGGTTTACGCTACATTTATGAGAACGTGTGGTAGAAGTAAAGTTATGCTATGAATTAGGTTTTATTTCACCAGTGACCTATAATGCTATTTGTTCTTTGGATCAAAGTCACTAAATAACACAAACAGGGGTGTTCAGTCAGCTGTTTCATCTTCAAAAATATCTTCTATCtttattttgtcatattttcttCTTCGGGTTTCAGGACAACCTAAATAATAACATTAATGGCTTTTAATTCACTCCCATTAGTGAAGTCATTAAAGCTACAAGTACAGAGAATGACGCTTAACGTCCATGAAAAGTGTGCTTACCTCACTGATATACAAATAAAGTTACATAACTATcggtaaaaataaaatcaagagAAGCGATATGATACTTCTACCTCGAAAACAAAATCTAACTATTATTTCGATGGTTTGTTGCGAACAGCCTTTGCTGTAAAACATTTTTGGGCTTATTAGTTCCAACAAGGATCACTGAATTTACAAtgaataataaacaatagtaaTCAGCTAGGAAGCATAGTGtctatatatgaaataatttaaccCCATAACGTTTTAAGGACGAGATTACAAAACTTACCGAATGCTTTGCGTCCTGGTGAATCTTCAGTGTTGCTTTAGACATAGTTTTATAGTCACAACCAGGATGGGAGCAATTGATCGTTTTTACTTCAgctgaaaaaacaaaatatgaaattaaccttgacctttttcCTTACTATGTCGACAGTTTTCGATCACCAAGTACAAATGTCCTTTACATTTTTTAGTAGCATCGAAACTAAACAGGCAAAAACGGGACAAAGGAGACCTACGGTCCAGAAAAGCATCATGGACATTGTCTCCAGTTGATAAGTAAACAAGACACCTATGTGCCTAAACTGACCACAAGGACTAACATCAGGAAGAATGATAAACTTTACTTTTCTACTTTCAGCAGAATCACACTAAACTCTACTTTCATGATAGCACTGTTTGTAAGCAGTGAGTAACTACTAGATCAACAGTCATCAAATAAAACACTGAAAGCTCTATTTGCGATTATGTCCTCTATTTGAGACTATCCCCTTTGCTCTTATGGGACAAACTTATCataattatttaagaaatattgaccttatttcagttttatattTTGGAGACCCCATCCCTCTGTCCCCAAGGATCGAATTAGCATCTTATAGTAAAGAAATGATTGTCCGCTCAAATGATTTTTGTGACCGAAATTGGTTGAAATCTACAAAACATTAAGGGAGAGAGAAGCATGTTAAAACACAATGATagc includes:
- the LOC117319415 gene encoding uncharacterized protein LOC117319415; its protein translation is MSKATLKIHQDAKHSNYKPFQCHLCDFRCKVKGNLDKHLRGRHKIEVMTLTKLWDKVMATGQGYSTIVHRLTSFKRKGAIGMANDGDIEKEMDQNLNEETEVLKDIVQGGPNRFAILDIVEGSNHVTTVECGNHVTTVRERGNQMKAGGECGNYVTNIGEGSNHVTNIEGSNNVNVTAVDLVTT